The Phyllopteryx taeniolatus isolate TA_2022b chromosome 2, UOR_Ptae_1.2, whole genome shotgun sequence nucleotide sequence gtgctctgcgattggctggcaaccacttcagggtgtaccccgcctcctgcctgaagatagctgggataggctgcagcactcctgtgaccctcagaaaatggatggatggatgaaaagtaagagcaagtctattctaccaaaccaatgactttggaagaacgaatacgagaagttatgtcttccatcccacaagagttccttgtgaaatcatttaatgcggttcccaggcggcttgagaaactggtggctaatgctggcgcccatatcgaattttaaataaaactccatgcaatacactttcctcaattatagttcagaaataaattacaagtacttcaaaatagggagttacttttcaatcacccgggaGATTAGCGGTGACCAACCTTCCTTGCTCCACTTCAAGGACAAGTTACTTTAACGTAGATATATTTTGACAACCGGCAtaggagaaaataaaaacaaatgattcaataTTTAACTCAGCAGTGCGCCATTGCTATGACAGTAGTTGTTGTAATATCGTTTTCAAAAACTCCAAAGGCTCGTCGTTTAATGCTGGCCAACGTATCATATTTGAATTGGAGTTACTTGGTTGTAGGTGAAAACAGCCCACTGACATCGATATTCTTTGGGAATAAATATCATGAGTAATTGCTGTAATAGCCAACTCACAACGCCTCTTTGATCAGCTCAAtcaaatttcttttttccacATACATTTGTTAGCTTTCTGGAAGTCGCAATATGTGGCGACATACTCTGTGTGGTAACGGAATCCAAACTTCAAGTGGGTTATCTCCACAGGATGCTCGACTAAAACATCCAAAATAAATATGGAAATCCACGTGAGAATGGGAGGGTGAAcagatttgacagggaacaACTGCATTTTAGGGGTTCTCTGCCTAGAGTGTGTCTGTCTAGAAGTTACGTACGAGATGAAAGATTTAAGTGGACGAAAGAATCCGCGCAGCCAGAAAAGCGTGTACGTAGCTGTGCGGGTTTTATGACTCAAGCACATAGGAGAATATGGCCTAAAGTGAGCCGCAGCAATGTTAGTCACTTTTTGCAGAGTATAAGAATATTTGACTGTAACAATTGTTATCTTGTCTGTCTACAAGACAGTTGCTGCAGAATTTTAGTTCAAAAATGCCGGTTTGAgtaaataatatacaaaatatcattttctctgttttatgtttaaaattcAACTGGTAATGGCAATTAAATGCTTGCAACACTTGGTctccttttttgaagaattgttttccATCTGCTTCTTATGAGATTCCCTGCCACCATTTAGTGCTTGTAACTCAACCTTTTGCAACTCAGGACAAACAAATGGCCAAGCAATGGCTCCTATCTTGGAAAACtcttaagtcgggtcactcgtaaatCGAAGTGCCACAGTATttgtctgaaaaaaacaaacaaacaaggaacgattaatttatttaattcatagtctaaaaatgtttcttctacttttactttattctcaaaGCTCTGGaatattgtgaaatgttttCTACTCAAATATTATGGCCCAAGTGTGTGAAATCttaaattaaaactgaaattGATCACATAATACTTAAGGTAAGGGTGGTATAGGCTTAGGGTGATTGTTCGAGCTCAGGCTACAAAGGGTTAGGGCTCATGTTTGGTGTTGTTTGGTGATGGAGTTATGGATGGTTAAGGTGAGGATACGGATTTTGTGCTCAAATGAATTGCCATGGAGTTTAAGATGGTGGGTTAGCGTTAGGGTTATGGTTCGGTGTCTGTCAGGGTTGACCGGATTCAGGTTAGGACACATTCAATAAAGAGTTCAATATAATCTGAGTGACTTTCTTTGATACATTATAGCTGCACGTTTTTAAGTTGAAAGTGTTGAATTAGTACTTCTACGACTCTCTACTTCTACTGAAAGTCCCTGTAGTGAAAATACATCTAAATTCGACACCCCACAGAGAAATGTGTTGTGGACAACCcagtcaaatttgaatgattaaaacaatCACCAAGTATGAGGCGTTAAAATCAAGGAAAATCAAGCCGTTCTCTCCGACGCGTGGCGTGTGTTCGTTGAATGCGTTGAAACCACGCCCATCTCAACTATCGACTGTCAATTAAATACTGCTTctacgacctggaaaaatggatgctaatCATCTAGCATATtccttatgcctacacataactacgTTTGAGGTGTGAAAATATATCCTCTTAAAgactccggtggctggaatatatcgtACCGAGTCATCACAGGCTGTTCCACGCCGCAACAACGAGGTGCTCCGATGTGGCCACACCAGTGCGAAGCCCCTCCTCACATGCTGGTTGTCAcatctgaattatttttttattccctcATTCTTCTGCCTTCTCTCTGTGACGTGCGTGCACTCACAGGTGACAACAAGGCGCACTGAAGCGGCCCTGCCAGCAGTCTCTCaggtatagtatagtatagtacatacaGTGGGTGAGGGGTGACGCAGAATGTTTTAGCCATGTCCAAATAAGCAGGAAAacttaaatggtgaaaaacagtttaatgctatatATCAacgacatagttctcagtctttgcacatttttcagaaattatcttcaaatatgtacaattataatgtatttacaaacaaatttCTCAGACAAATTCTCTTAACAGGGGTCTTCAAGAACAGTGTGTGAGTACCTTTGTCACATTGCATACTGCAACTTCATTGTTCACTTTTGACTATAACTACAATTCCAGAAGGTCATGCTTGTGTTGGGAGTATCGTTCATCATTATTACCATCGTTATGGCATCGTTAAGAAAGTCATCCTTACCATGTATGTAAAATCATTCCACCGGGATACCTGATTGGTGCACTGGTGAGCGCATGCAAAGTCGCTCTTTGTACTGTCTGTATGCATAGTATGGCAAGTTTAGCATTTATAAGGTTGGGTTCTTCCTCTTGCagttcatcatccatccatccattttctgagccgcttctcctcactagggtcgcgggcgtgctggagcctatcccagctgtcatcgggcaggaggcggggtacaccctgaactggttgccagccaatcgcagggcacataggaacaaacaaccattcgcactcacagtcatgcctacgggcaatttagagtctccaattcatgcatgttttttgggatgtgggaggaaaccggagtgcccggagaaaacccacgcaggcacggggagaacatgcaaactccacacaggcggggacggggattgaaccccgcacctcagaactgtgaggctgacgctctaaccagtcggccaccgtgccgccgcagttCATCATATGCGGGATAATGTATATTGTAACGGAGCACAACCCGACCAAATAGACCATAAGCatattttgcaacatttttaagATGCATTTCAAAGTAGAGGAATCATCTTTTCCATATTTTTCTTCACATTTAGGTGACTATATCCTTGGCTCTAAGCATCGTGGGCACACTGGGGTCCTTTTGGACAGCCATTATCATCAATCCCAGCATGGAACGCTTCAGTTACAGCAAGTTTCAGTTTCTATTAAGACTTGCTCGAAGTCGACATGGCTAACATTGAGGAGGaaagatttccaaaaacaatttgaaatttggactcattagaggcggcatggtggacgactgattagagcgtctgcctcacagttctgaggagcggggttcaatcccggccttgcctgtgtggagtttgcatgttctccccgtgcctgcgtgggttttctccggatactccggtttcctcccacatctcaaaaacatgcatggtaagttaattgaagactctaaattgcccgtaggtgtgaatgtgagttgctAGTTTGTTCACAAAGCGGTGAACCTcacctcatctttgcttgtgaacaactgagcctctGGGGAATgctcctttcatacccaatcacgacactcacctgtttccaattactgtattttcacgaccataagtcataaaagtcttaaattttctccaaaatggacggggcgccttataatgtggcgcgccttatgtgtgcactgagttccaaaatcaggtaaatgttgtgtgactttaatgagcactccgcttgactgagtttgagcatttcctgccgacacgctgcttatatggAGGAAGGCggatgtgactgaggacagcatgcggacgtaaagggggaagggtgcgcgtgacagaggacgctaaagacacgcccccataggtatatagttccggtatgtgcatcggtttggctaaggacccccgaaaatggcacctatgaagagacacgtttacaaagcacagtttaaactgcaagctattagttacacggaggaacatgggagcagccacgagagaattcaagataaacgaatccatggttcgcaagtggaggaagcaggaaaacgagctttgccaagtcaagaaggcgaagctgagtttctgcggaaacaaggcgaggtggcccgagttggaagaccaactcgagcaatggattaatgagcaaagaacaccCGGGAGAAGCgactctacagtcaccattcgactgagtgcaataactcggagcttcccatcattccgggaggcttgacgaaggaactccaaccgctggataTCGGTGTAAacggggcgttcaaagtgaagttccgagcggcgtgggagccatggatgacagatggtgaacacagctttactaagactaggaggcacaATTCGTGACtagattgtggatgcttgggctaacgtgtatgcttgcactgttgttcaagcattcgtaaaagccggcatcatttctgaggagccgcacggcaacaagactgactccgacaatgacgagagggaacctggcgtgtttgatggagaacttgcccagctgttcatttcggatacagaagattaggactttgatggatttgtggatgaggattgataaaaaaaaataacgtgagtacattgttaaatacttcaataaagtacaaccgaactcagttttgctcccgctgcctttttcaaaacattgttttagcgtgcatgcatgctaccgtatgttttaagctagcgtatgttttaccatgcctgcgcccaataatgcagtgcgccttatgtatgtgtatgtgtatgtgtagaCATAAGCTACAGTGGttacggaaaatattcagaccccaaagaattttggcaaggcacaggTCTGGCCAAGATTACAAACAAatatctgctgcacttaaggttcctaagagcacagtggcctccataatcattaaatggaagacgtttggaacggccagaacccttcctagagctggccatccggccaaactgagaaattgggggagaagatccttggtgagagaggtaaagaagaacccaaagatcactgtggctgagctccagagatgcagtcgggagatgggagaaagttctagaaagtcaaccatcactgtagccctccaccagtcggggctttatggcagaatgCCCGACGGAAGCcgctcctcagtgcaagacacatgaaagcccgcatggagtttgctaaaaaacctGAAgtgactccaagatggtgagaaataagattctctggtctgatgagaccaagatggaactttttggccttaattgtaagcggtatgtgtggagaaaaccaggcactgctcatcacctgtccaatacagtcccaacagtgaagcatggtagtggcaacatcatgctgtgggggtgtttttcagctgcaaggacagggagactggttgcaatcgaaggaaagatgaatgcggccaagtacagggatatcctggacgaaaaccttcttcagagtgctcaggaccacagactgggctgaagggtcaccttccaacaaaacaatgaccataagcacacagctaaaataacgaaggagtggcttcagtacaactctgtgactgttcttgaatggcccagccagagccctgacttaaacccaattgagcatctatggagagacctgaaaatggctgtccactaacgttcaccatccaacctaacagaactggagaggatctgcaaggaggaattgCAGAGGATCCagaaatccaggtgtgaaaaatgtgttgcatcattcccaaaaagactcatggcggTATTATCTTAAAAGGGTGCTTtgactaaatactcagcaaaaggtctgaatacttatggctatgtgatatttcagttttcctttttaataaaaaatttaacaattatgtttttttctgtcagtatggggcgctgtgtgtacattaatgaggaaaaaattattttagcaaatggctacaatataacaaagactgaaaaatttaagggggtccgaatactttccgtacccactgtatgtgcgtATTCAcatgctcatttaaaaaaaaaaaagtgaactagATTTCTGACTGTTACTCTCTCACCCTTttctacaataaaaaatatttgggtGGAAAAATTCAACTGGTTGAACCAAAAAAACTGCTGGAAGCAAGGACACTTCGTCTTTTATTTGGAGAAATGTAAAAGAAAGAGAACAGGCGTGAAGGAATACTtttcaaagtgtgttttaatgtttaaagcatgtgggagatGTAAAGctatttaaaacattaatttcatatggtctctctatatagCAGATTTTTACCTtttgcaggtgggtctggaacatttCCTTCGCGATAAATAGAGGGTTCACTGTGTGTATGCTTCTAAACCATCTGTAGCAATTCCGAATCTATAGCTATATCTGTAACatctaaaaatatgacaaaaacataaagcaTTTCAATGAAAATACATAATACTCACCAGAAATGTATATTCATTAATTCGTGACGCTTACTTCAGACGTGTTTTGCTTGTCGAACTAGTCTTTCCCTGAACCAACCAATTCGAGGATGGAAAAATTGTAGGCCAGCTAGCAGGCCCTGCAAGGACAAATTTGAATTCTAATTGGTCAAAAACATAGTCCCATTGATAATCTAGTTTAAGTTACATTGACCAGCCCTGCTGAAGGCCCTGGGAACATGAGATTGACATGACAttgtaatcaaataaataagATGGAATTATTTTATAATAGGTTTGGGTCCATATTTAATGCGTCTGTCTGGGTCCAGACCTAGTCCATCTATTGAGGACGCCCAGCACTAGACAAACCGACACTTGTGTCCTCTTCGTGCTACATTAAGCTGAGGAGGTGGAACTCTTCGTAAAGTTGCTTTGGAGGTCGCCGCAGCGCCGGTGAACACGCATGTGCTCCGTCACGCGGTACTGCCGGGAAAAGGTCATGTGGCATCGGGGGCAGGGGAAGGGCTTGACCCCCAGGTGAGAGCGCATGTGTCGGTTCAAGGTGCCGCGCTGGCTGAAGGAGCGTGTGCAGAGGGAGCACTGGAACGGGTGGCGAGCGGGCCGCAGCGTGCTGAGCGTGGACGTAGACGCTTGAACGTAGTCGCGCACGGTGGGAGCTGTATAGGCTTGTTTACGCGCCACATGTTGTTCTCGCACTGCTAAATGTCTGTTAGCCTCATTACATGAAGCCCCAGTGTCGTCCTTGTTTGTGTGACTGCGGCCGATCGCAGATGCTGTTTCTTGTTCCAACGTCTTGTCCGGAAGAAGTAGAGTAGATGTTTGGTTTCCAGGTTTGAAACTGCTGTAGACACCGGCCTCGTCTTCATCACTGGACCGCTCTGACAAATTTGATGAGAGATGATGAAggattgggtgctgtgtgtgatAGCGAAGGCATCCTCGATAAGATGTCTCCTGAAGATGAAACATGTTGTCATCACTAAGATGTGGATGTGTGACTTTAACGTTCGCATTGGTGGTTAGAAGCTCTGATTCCAACTTTTTGGAGTCCTCCTGCTGTGTTCTTATCTCGTCAAGTCCACAGATGTCTTCCAGTTGGATCTTTATGCAGTGATCCTCTCTTACGCTCATATCTTCACTGTAGTTCCCTGAATAGGAGACCTCCACAAGCGGTATCTCATGTGAGTCATCAATACAATGCTTGTTCCTGTACTGGTGATTCTCCTCCACAGAAGCCACTTGGAGGCTGGACGGCATTGTTGAGGCTCTGCTGCTGTGACGAATGACTGGTACTGGCCCACAGGACGATAAGGGAGAAGCCTGGTCCACATGGGCCGTAAAAGGGACAACATGTTTTTTGTCTACTCTATTTTGTATCATCCTCTCCCTATCTTTTTTTGACACCTCAGTGGTGTATGTTACACTGTGATCCAAATACAGAGGCATATGATTCCCGCAAGTCCTAAAAGGTTCACTAGATGCTTCATTCATTTCCATTGGTGGAGCACTCATTAGAACCTCCCGCAGTTGCTCCATCTCCAAGAGGCGGGCAGCGGCAAGTAGATCACGGTACTGTTGCCAACTCCGAGCGGGAGGCGGAACTCCCGTGTAAATGAAGTCCAACACGAGCTCCAGGACAGAGTCGGCCAGATATGGAGCCTGTAGATCCACCAGGGAACCTGTAGAGGAGAGGATAGTGGCCAGAACTGGACTGGCAGCAGCCAGAACACACCTGATGGGGATAAAAGCAAAGGTAGgaggtaacaaaaaaattataatctagACACTTCCGTGGTTTCCCACTGCTGCCGATGTATTGCATCCTAAAAGTATATTAGTAGTCTCAGTTCTGGATCAATCACCCCACTGCAGTTAGGTATACGGAGCCCTATTTTCATGAACGGTGTAAATCTGGCACAGTGGGTGGTGCAACTGCACAGCAGGGGTGGTAATTTCGTGGACCAGCGCAGCCAGTCAGGGGAGCCAAAAGTGCGCCATTGTGGGTACATTTACAGCTGATTTCATtcaccaatcaaagcggctcctctcattccctttaaatgtggcgcaatgaCAGTCTCGATGGAGACATCTGTGTGCGGATGAGGACGAGGCGGTAGTTGCAGTGATCCGTGCGTGAGGGAAGCATTGTCGCTGCTCTTGGCCCGTGTGACATCAAACAACGTGAGCGGGTAGGTTCCCCTTTTacatacagaatgagctggcgATAACCGCTGATGTCTTAAATATGTCCATGGACCACATGTGTCTATCCCTACACCCGATCCTTTGTGTGAACCCCACCCACAGCTGTGTGCCagccagtgggatgatttaaaaaatgtaatagcaATGAAGATAATAatgcagtcactgatggtgtagtggtacactcgcctgactttggtgcgggcagcgtgggttcagttcccactcagtgacggtgtgaatgtgagtgcgaatggttgtctgtgtctatatgtgccctgcgactgactggcgaccagttcagggtgtagtacGCCTTTcccctgaagtcagctgggataggctccagttccccgcgaccctaaccaggataagcggtgttgaaaatggataataataatgcattcaatgaaATGATTTCTACAATAATACAAAGGGTTTGATGCCTGCACATGTCTGTAAAGCTCAGAACGTGTCTACCTGTAAccggatcatccatccatccatccattttctgagccgcttctcctcactagggtcgcgggcgtgctggaacctatcccagctatcatcgggcaggaggcgggttacaccctgattgctggttgccagccaattggagggcacatacaaacaaacaatcattcgcactcacattcacacctatgggcaatttagagtttccaattcatgcatgtttttgggatgtgggaggaaaccggagtgcccggagaaaacccacgcaggcacggggagaacatgcaaactccacacaggcggggccggggattgaacccgggtaactcagaactgtgaggctgacgctctaaccagtcgtccaccgtgccgccgtaaccGGATCAACTTCAGACGTTAGACGTGGTTACAGCAGGCGTGAGTTTAGACCAACTttttgccaccaaattgtcacattgTGCTGGGTGCAAGTCATAAGACACGCCCTTGTTGCACCAGTACGCTCAACCTGTCTTCCAAATTGGAAAATCAAATTCCGCCAGTTTTTGCGCTCTGCCGCAGATGCGCTGCCTATGACAATAGAGCCCTATGTGTAAAGAAAATTCCTTTTCATTGAGCATCAAGTTCGAAAGACCTGATCTGAGTATTAGTAGCAATAGGACTTACTTGTGTGCTGGGTAGAGATGAGCTGGGTCCAGTGTCTGTCTGAGCACACAGTCACACAAGTGAGCTTGCTCTCGTTGGTGGTTCAGCCTCGCCAGTAGTGAAGCTGCATGGCGACCTACGTCCTTCATACAACCAGAAGAGAATACACTCAGTGTGAGGGTGCTTTaagaaattcaatctgacgcccTAACTCTACTATAACTGTGCAAGTGTTCCGAGAAGCAGAGCGCGCTCCCTTTCTTTGAATTTATGAACGACCGCCTTGCTTGAACGACTTGCCGGAACAGCTTCCATGCTCGTCCTGCTTGATGCTTTGATGCTCTGTCTCCCCAGTCAGAGCGGCCAGTGTGACACTGAATTACCGAACAGCACAAtccaacaacgctctgagtttccTAACGGTATGGCAGGTAGCAGTGCGCGCTCGGAGTACATTTCCTAACGCATCCAAAATAAAAGAATCTATTGACGGGACaacccgaaaggaaaagaagaagattgtaGTATATATAACGCACTACTGTATGTTCATACTGGAGCGCCTGCTTCCTTATATTAACACAGGGTTGCTCCAACAGATGAGGACACTGACCAATTGTCAGCCAATAGCTCCCCATTTAACTGGAAaacgtaagagggagcacataatTCGGGCCATCTTCCACTGGCTGCCTGCGCACTTTACAgtttattttaagattttttgtttgtttgttattaaaTCTTTAAATGGTTTCCCCCTATTCTGCCTCGCTGAGGTGCTCAATCCCTACGCTTCTGGAGGTACTGATGTCGAAGCAAAAGCTCAGATGGGATAGAGCTTTTTCTGTTG carries:
- the LOC133474306 gene encoding zinc finger protein 180-like, translating into MEDVGRHAASLLARLNHQREQAHLCDCVLRQTLDPAHLYPAHKCVLAAASPVLATILSSTGSLVDLQAPYLADSVLELVLDFIYTGVPPPARSWQQYRDLLAAARLLEMEQLREVLMSAPPMEMNEASSEPFRTCGNHMPLYLDHSVTYTTEVSKKDRERMIQNRVDKKHVVPFTAHVDQASPLSSCGPVPVIRHSSRASTMPSSLQVASVEENHQYRNKHCIDDSHEIPLVEVSYSGNYSEDMSVREDHCIKIQLEDICGLDEIRTQQEDSKKLESELLTTNANVKVTHPHLSDDNMFHLQETSYRGCLRYHTQHPILHHLSSNLSERSSDEDEAGVYSSFKPGNQTSTLLLPDKTLEQETASAIGRSHTNKDDTGASCNEANRHLAVREQHVARKQAYTAPTVRDYVQASTSTLSTLRPARHPFQCSLCTRSFSQRGTLNRHMRSHLGVKPFPCPRCHMTFSRQYRVTEHMRVHRRCGDLQSNFTKSSTSSA